Genomic window (Capsicum annuum cultivar UCD-10X-F1 chromosome 10, UCD10Xv1.1, whole genome shotgun sequence):
tatagtataaaaCAAGAAGATGAGAAGAGAAACAGACCAAGCTCTTTGTAGAACCTGTTTTTCTTGTCATCAATGTGCTGACTATGAGCTCGAATTCTGAAAGCTGCTGTCTTCTTTGAGCTTCTAAGGGTCAAAGGAGAAGAGGAACAACTAGTTTCAGTCCATACAGAAAAAGGGTCAGCACCCATTTTAGCCATTATGGTACTGGATAAAATGTGTGTAAGATTTCTTGATTTTCCGGCAGCCGCCGCCGGAGAACAGCGGGCGGGGgggccgggggggggggggggggggagtggtGTTGGGGATGTGCACGTGCAACTTTCctgtttttatgtttttctatgGTCTAATTAGTGCCTTACTTTTGTTGTCTAAatttattcattaaaataaaaatatcccaaaattatTACTCCCTCCTTTGTATGATTATAAATCTCTTGTCATTAATGTAAAAGGAATTTCAAAGTCATGGGTgagtttggtatgatggaaaatatttttgatagaaaaatgtttttccaaaaataagttggttttctacttattttctcatgtttggttggagagtggaaaaatatttttcagaaaatattttatggtatttGATTTAGTgggtgaaaaaatattttttagaaaacatTACTAACTGCTAATATTTTATATTAGTGCCTctaacaactcaacaatttgtaagaactaatttaagtatAGCAAATAATATTGATAtcgaatattaaaatattataatcacTAAATTTAATTAACTACTAATGAGCGAATATAGGCGACGTTTTTCAACATTTTGTTAGGACAacctcaagatactacaatcaatagaaatacaatggaacgacaagcttattcaaccttgtgaaacaagctacatcgatgacaaaatgaaatattcaATTAgtaaaagtaacataggtaagtcttcctctatatATATGGAAATGACAATACATTCAACGAgcattgaaaaagaaaaaagttcgaacttcactattttttatttcaagcagtgaaaaattgaagcaaagcacagtgaaaaatattttcgagtaatgtgaatttttttagaaatatgaaTATTAGTGTTGATGGGGTggggaaaagaggtgagggtggggcataagtcacatttgtcattttccgaAAAATAACTTCTCTTGGTTCatgaggaaagtcattttccctcaaataaagaaaaataagttgttatggaaaatattttcccaacatttaactacaaccaaacaagaaaaaataagaaaacattttccgtcataccaaacacaccaaTGTTTTCAATTATAGGAAGAAGatgtactttttaaaataaatttaaaaagaaagagacataaaataagatagatgGAGAGTTTATTTGGATcaacttattttagattttttttttggcttttaaacattttttaatttttaaaaatgtttgATAAAGATACAAAGTGTTTTTAAACACGTTACTTTAGGCTTGTTTGGattaacttatatttttaaatggttttgacctTCAAGCACTTTACTGTAGGCCTAAAAAATATccacaaaacaaaaaaacactaAGCAATTATTATCTACTTTTGACTTTTAACTTATGAGTCAATTAGAAAAAGCTAATTCAAATACCTTTGGTGTATTATACAACTCTCAGCAAACTAATATCACAAGAGTGTCATGGAGAAGTTCCTGAGCTTGATGCTCGAAAACAATAAGGTATTAGCTCAAGGAATACTAAAAAAGGTGCTTAATGGCAGTGGGACTCCTGCAGGTAATAAGAAGCTTAAAAACTGAagcccatttttttttttttgaaatcccACTATAGTAATGCCAATAAAAATCGAAAATGAGAAACTCAAAGTAATGAGAAAATGACTTGTAACTGTAAAACTGTAAGGTGTTATACCCTAGGAAttacaaaataatgaaaaagtaaaagtgaCCGAAATGTGAGGGGAAAACTTTTGTTTAATATTTCCGGAAAGACCACCTATTTGTTCTCGGGGTGTTGTGTATTACCACAAGGGAATTCATTTTTCTTGCCGTGAAGAGCTATCATTAAAagggcagctcggtgcactaaagctaccgctatgagCGGTGTCCGAGGAAGGACCCCTACGCAGCCTTATTTTACATTTCTATCAAAGgctattttcaaaacttgaaccCATGATCTCTTGGTTACATGGCAACAACGTGAAGGGCTAACATTATTTTCAGTAAATACTATTGATGGAGGTATGCCACATTCTTGACTTAGAGATCTCAAGATTATTGTTTTTGTCAACTTTTAGCTATAACTACTTCAATCTGTATATTCTTGTTTTGAGCAATGGGTAAACTGTCCCATGCGACTTAcagcctgtttggatggtggtttcccatggtatggtatgatatggtTACCATAAGAATCATAtttgttttcatgattttttaaaaatggtgGTATGGTATgttactatttcatgatttgaTAACCATAGAATGAAGCAATTTATTGAACCACCAAATTGGTGGTGTGTcatgattttcatttttctttttcaactatacccttatataattttctttaatcctattttatccttatcaacaaaatacatactaagacTACGCATTTGTTAACAAGATCAAAGATTGCAAGACTTCCTGTTagcaatataaaaattcaaaagtgagaaaaatgatCACAGTTATTTAATAGTAGTAATTTTTAATGCCaataaaaactcaattcaataaaaaaaagttgaaaattgaaatggagggaaaCAGATTGAATGCACAAAAAGCATATACATGGAAAGTGATTTTTAAACTCTaaaatacatacatgtataccaATTGTTTTATTGATTGGGAAGTTCTTCCCGATTATATTAGTTTGCGTTCGTCAAACCTTTGTTTAGCAAATATCCTTGTGAATTTGACGTCTTAAAAGGATCATTGGGTAGCTATGAGAAGCATCAAGAAAGAAAGGACAACTGGTTACGCTAGCACTGATATGGATAAAAGAGTTGATATCTCAAATGTATTAcaattaggggcattttagtaaatttatctgCTACCATACcgtaccataccatcaaaccaaacaaaaaatctattattaaaccgcagtgaacgatacagtccatccaaacatggtactgtaccataccatactataccataccatatattatgaaaccatggcaaaccANNNNNNNNNNNNNNNNNNNNNNNNNNNNNNNNNNNNNNNNNNNNNNNNNNNNNNNNNNNNNNNNNNNNNNNNNNNNNNNNNNNNNNNNNNNNNNNNNNNNTGAGAAGCATCAAGAAAGAAAGGACAACTGGTTACGCTAGCACTGATATGGATAAAAGAGGTGATATCTCAAATGTATTAcaattaggggtattttagtaaatttacctgTTACCATACcgtaccataccatcaaaccaaacaaaaaatctattattaaaccgcagtgaacgatacagtccatccaaacatggtactgtaccataccatactataccataccatatattatgaaaccatggcaaaccaccatccaaacaggctgTTATAGGTCATAAGTTCAATCTGTGAAATCAACCATGATGCTTGCTAAGTGTAGATTGCCTGCATAGACTTCATGAACATGGGATACCTCATGTGCCGGGCTGCCTTTTTTTTTTGGCCTTGTGTCACTTGAGAAATGTGCATCAGGAAGTGTATTCAATTAAGCATCAAGAAActtggtcaaattgtacttagcTTGAAAATGATTGTCAAACAGCagaaattttgaagttgagaatAGTACAAGCATTATGTCCTAGTTTTGAACATCAAGATTTCTGTATCTAACAATCTCGACGCCCAAGTAGTCAACAGGCCCTTCGACGGCCACATGAGGCTTTCCAACTTGAACGCGAACAGCAGATACCTGGGGATACTTGGTGAGGGTTGTCGATGCAATGAGTTGAGCCACAGATTCTAGCAGGTCTTTAGGTGGCCCCTCCATAACCTCTTTCACTATTCTGCCAATCCACAGATAGAAAGATAGCATTAATAAATGATCAAGCGAAAATAAGCATACGAACCTAGCTAGATAATTGATTCGCGAAATGTTTACTCTTAAAAGACTGCTAAGACGAGAAAAGCAAACACTGTCCAGGCGATTTCAGTTAGCGTCAATAGGCAAAATACCTTATTCAGCGTTCGGGTGTTTCTCATTACCACGCGCTGTTAAGAGATTTCGGTTGAGTAATCAGGAATTCAGGATCCAGCAAGGAATACAAAAAGTTTCATTTTCAAATGGATCTTTTGTGGGTGATACTCAATAGCATCATTGCCatccatattcaaaataactTGCAGAAGCTCCAAAAGGTCGAAGGTAGTCAAGAATGGAAACTATAGCATCACCTAACTTCGCTTGGTGCCTTGTCATCAAGATCAACCATAGTAAACAAACGAAAACACTCCATTAtgatatgtaactataactgacaactTCACAAAATTCCTTAAAAGGAAGGAAGTAACGCTTCAAAAGGTGGGGTATAATAAAAACACGAAAGTTTTGTTTTCATCTTTTTCCTCCCTAAGAGAAGAACTAATTGTCCATGTGTGGCCGCTCCAATAGAAACCAAAGAGGGATGTGAAAcgaaacatgtaaaaactcaaaCCAGTTGTAGCATCTGCAAGGCGCTTCATATAGCCGTATTAGCGTCTACTCAACGTGACCCTTCAC
Coding sequences:
- the LOC107843858 gene encoding dihydroneopterin aldolase 1 isoform X2, whose amino-acid sequence is MDIPKGDKLVLRGLKFHGYHGVKQEEKKLGQKLLVDVDAWMDLRAAGESDCLSDTLNYTDIYRIVKEVMEGPPKDLLESVAQLIASTTLTKYPQVSAVRVQVGKPHVAVEGPVDYLGVEIVRYRNLDVQN